A stretch of Mytilus edulis chromosome 11, xbMytEdul2.2, whole genome shotgun sequence DNA encodes these proteins:
- the LOC139494574 gene encoding myb-like protein D produces the protein MATSIQKQEMAVPKLRRSIRSKTQLTACPEDQISNEKNVTREYSLNRRNALQKKIDNCNSKHIDINFKPENNVIIAFSSAAYELFRVEMKEKLNSPQFNSNYNVIHEAIYDEQRHIVEDKYKIHKKKMDGTSGKISKCTINSYRTTSKILVNGSEINIFLQHILPDIQEYINKCSDVLDVANTGMAETMKMIEKNRNQTSEITDCTELVKTSDETSSSQNISQVQPVKQDMLMQDDIDICLCPMCKEESQENTIACDECNEWFHYSCLKLSTMEVNKMDPDTQYICDLSSYELIYGNKDKTSEDTSYTQLPITTYSPIQNSERKSETNMAAQEQKNEDNISNENDNKTILITYNHANDDLTSQNISQKAIQQVKTTSEESAKSTNEQKELVEQHSVNQTIIISTEETLPKQIEVNNTHTEEVMASITKINQVNKENTKPSQSKSSKNLNQKNEGNKTVYITSLEQRIKQQDQTIDLLKRNMELLQNKGPNEYHRNTKEHPYPCKCKNSDTGQMRRDIESQLRQEMQTQMLEMRVKQVEQQMIQFMCLNNAITSQMMLQSQKDGTHFINDNNHYTKKDNPMDQIHQMWNSQQTEEQKHFQETGHLSGQEHYRYMNNSHHDHHQIPKTYYNSNRTCQVGNINIESEKNYNSSIPDHLNNRDNRPHLLSQRNNQEYEHQMTNRECHLNAHHQDHQIRHSHEYNHTKRIVHRKHTNDIPNQTTGRAEAHNNAHQHNYHQPHQVQRLTDNHLYQGAKMQHIQPYQIQNPSQESLNLVKTNIPFQDEQLQYSQPQNYVHQMKNNPVGTCQPTNFHQMVLNPDSQLPTRSMEHQNRHRATATCDSKSIPNRKFLLPPPYSQIQSNLKPPTHCSSEIDKKQTIPQQQKSNIPEQKTSIGSNEKNRMHLPSSFLEMRGTPIPPDINQEEIQIGRTNRQC, from the coding sequence atggCAACATCGATCCAAAAACAAGAAATGGCTGTTCCCAAGCTAAGAAGAAGTATCAGATCTAAAACACAATTAACTGCATGTCCAGAAgatcaaatttcaaatgaaaaaaatgtcactAGAGAATACAGCCTCAATAGAAGGAATGCTCTACAGAAAAAGATTGACAACTGTAACTCAAAGCATATAGATATCAACTTTAAGCCAGAAAATAATGTTATAATAGCCTTCAGCTCTGCAGCATATGAACTTTTCCGGGTAGAAATGAAGGAAAAATTAAACAGCCCACAATTCAATTCTAATTACAATGTGATCCATGAAGCTATCTATGACGAACAAAGACATATAGTAGaggataaatataaaatacataagAAAAAAATGGATGGTACTTCAGGGAAAATCTCAAAATGTACAATCAACTCATATAGAACCACCAGCAAAATACTAGTAAATGGgtctgaaataaatatatttctacaGCATATACTACCAGACATACAggaatatataaacaaatgttcTGATGTACTAGATGTTGCAAATACAGGTATGGCTGAAACGATGAAGATGATAGAAAAGAATAGGAATCAGACATCTGAAATAACAGATTGTACAGAACTGGTAAAAACTTCAGATGAAACCTCCAGTTCACAAAACATCAGTCAAGTCCAACCAGTTAAACAAGATATGCTAATGCAGGATGACATTGACATATGCCTATGTCCCATGTGTAAAGAAGAATCTCAAGAAAACACCATTGCCTGTGATGAATGCAACGAATGGTTTCATTACAGCTGCTTAAAACTATCAACAATGGAGGTAAATAAAATGGACCCAGACACTCAATATATATGTGACCTCTCTAGCTATGAACTTATATATGGAAACAAGGATAAAACTAGTGAAGACACTAGCTATACACAGTTGCCAATCACTACGTATAGCCCAATACAAAATTCAGAGAGGAAAAGTGAAACAAACATGGCTGCTCAAGAACAAAAGAATGAGGATAACATCAGCAATGagaatgataacaaaactatacTCATAACCTATAATCATGCTAATGATGACTTAACAAGCCAAAACATTAGTCAAAAAGCAATACAGCAGGTCAAAACAACATCTGAAGAAAGTGCTAAAAGTACAAATGAACAAAAAGAACTGGTTGAGCAGCACTCAGTCAATCAAACAATAATCATTTCAACTGAAGAGACCTTGCCAAAACAAATAGAGGTGAACAACACCCACACAGAAGAAGTGATGGCTTCAATTACCAAAATCAATCAggtaaataaagaaaatacaaagCCGTCCCAAAGTAAATCTTCCAAAAATCTAAACCAAAAGAACGAGGGAAATAAAACGGTCTATATAACCTCATTGGAACAACGCATCAAGCAACAAGACCAGACCATTGATCTTCTCAAACGAAACATGGAACTGCTACAGAATAAAGGTCCAAATGAATATCATAGAAACACAAAGGAACACCCCTACCCATGTAAATGTAAAAACTCAGATACAGGACAAATGAGAAGAGATATAGAATCACAACTAAGACAAGAAATGCAAACTCAAATGCTTGAAATGAGAGTAAAACAGGTGGAACAACAAATGATCCAGTTCATGTGCCTTAACAATGCAATCACATCCCAAATGATGCTACAATCTCAAAAAGATGGAACACATTTTATTAATGATAACAACCACTATACTAAGAAAGACAACCCAATGGATCAGATACATCAGATGTGGAATTCTCAACAGACAGAAGAGCAAAAACACTTTCAAGAAACAGGCCACCTATCCGGACAAGAACACTACCGGTATATGAACAACTCCCACCATGACCATCATCAAATTCCAAAGACATACTATAATTCCAATAGAACATGTCAAGTTGGCAATATAAATATTGAATCAGAAAAGAACTACAACTCTAGTATACCTGATCATCTAAACAACAGAGACAATAGACCCCATCTCCTAAGCCAAAGGAATAATCAAGAATATGAACACCAAATGACCAACAGAGAATGTCACCTGAACGCTCACCACCAAGATCACCAAATCAGACATTCTCATGAATATAATCATACAAAAAGAATTGTGCATAGGAAACACACAAATGATATCCCAAACCAAACAACTGGGAGGGCTGAAGCACATAACAATGCTCACCAACACAATTATCACCAGCCACATCAGGTACAAAGACTGACCGACAATCATCTATATCAAGGTGCAAAAATGCAACACATACAACCATATCAGATCCAGAATCCTAGCCAGGAGTCCTTAAACTTGGTAAAAACGAATATACCATTCCAAGATGAGCAACTCCAGTACAGTCAACCACAAAACTATGTCCATCAGATGAAAAATAATCCTGTGGGTACATGTCAACCAACAAACTTTCATCAAATGGTATTAAATCCAGATAGTCAACTACCAACACGAAGTATGGAACACCAAAATAGACACAGAGCTACCGCAACATGTGATTCCAAAAGTATACCTAACAGAAAGTTCTTATTACCACCACCATACAGTCAGATTCAGAGTAATCTAAAACCACCAACCCACTGTTCTTCagaaatagacaaaaaacaaactaTACCACAACAACAGAAAAGCAATATACCAGAACAAAAGACCTCTATAGGAAGCAATGAGAAAAATAGAATGCATCTACCAAGTTCTTTTTTAGAGATGAGAGGGACTCCAATACCCCCAGACATCAATCAAGAAGAAATCCAAATAGGAAGAACCAACAGACAATGCTAG